One window of Nitrososphaerota archaeon genomic DNA carries:
- a CDS encoding cellulase family glycosylhydrolase: MSEQHNLRRTLASLLVLSLLLPTGSTISTGFVLGSAAAATTSTSQVYTLTFQGYDYNNKGEVSVLVNNQVVATLPSSYSPQNAKVFISVTLDISKYVVSGANAITFRQNIYSSGVKNVQVTGPTGVLLSDSTYHDIWVGGTSSVSYSFTVSQATTTTTTTSTTTTTTTSTTTNSTPSGSTYTLSWQGYDYDNKGEVSILVNSQVAATLPAVESSNNNNVFASFSLDISKYAVSGSNAITFRQNIYSSGVKNVQVTGPTGVLLSDSTYHDIWVGGTSSVSYSFTVSQATTTTTTTNTTAVPASTTTTQTTTSTSTTTTTAVTSTTTTTSQSGVQVTAYAVDVVNGGLVDTSTGGRFTMVGLNYGDIPENFISGNYATDALNIKSAGFNTVKLVKEWGSLETSASPSVFTYDSAAMQNMMDQINALTQQGINVVVKIHADSDTASHAQNLNNFLGSQYCAPANSYASDFSTNFYTTSILTDGTTGAAHLTNLLLKISQLTRSNPRVIGFDVMNEPTYCSYTSSTVSSSIRTGWHQRIAEIAQALRSNGDNRIIIAEEAPMFEYYSNFVSFNDPKIISSVHWYRAEYKTSSGTWAACWADLATLQGYWGSTGRTGSQCSSVPLQIAQAQQKYPNQLFEVGEFGNIYGNTAGGLDDQWIQNSIKLFQAQNVVGIIYWSSSTTGTWIKDLTTTATTTTTTSTTTTTTTATAAASFKFVVMGDSRGNSASQPVNTDVLSQLSNTANSFNPAFQLFTGDLCYDFSQSNCPSVWKSIVNSNLVTKTVPVMGNHDAGDTALWLSSFNIRAIVASFGGTNYNYRPGQDGLDFSFDYGNSHFVGMTVINDVSSTRPSADQLNWLDADLTTAERTGCGGTGCILTFLEWHAPVYCDSDSHCSPPAIPPAQWTTITNAHPSIMAVFHGHEHITAYAHIDSSRISGVNTNRAYEEFIVGAAGAPLYGCLSRADWCTPNYGFALVTVSGSTVTVQIYDQTGAPMHAAWTFNKNPSATTLLMTSNTSSTTSSIGLAPNTSNTTFSTLLLSPLTSTSTAQVYSKEEKTPINSWTA, from the coding sequence ATGAGTGAACAACATAACCTAAGAAGAACGCTAGCATCACTATTGGTGCTCAGCCTATTGCTTCCAACAGGAAGTACTATATCGACCGGTTTTGTGCTGGGTTCGGCCGCAGCAGCGACTACAAGCACTTCGCAGGTCTATACCCTGACTTTTCAAGGGTATGACTACAACAACAAGGGCGAAGTGTCCGTGCTTGTCAACAACCAAGTTGTAGCTACGCTGCCGTCAAGTTACTCGCCGCAAAACGCAAAAGTATTCATCAGTGTAACGCTGGACATATCTAAATATGTTGTATCTGGCGCTAATGCAATTACTTTCCGTCAGAACATCTACTCCTCTGGAGTAAAGAATGTCCAAGTAACTGGCCCTACGGGAGTATTGCTGAGTGACAGTACCTACCACGACATATGGGTAGGTGGAACAAGCTCAGTAAGCTACAGCTTCACTGTTTCCCAAGCAACCACAACTACAACCACAACCTCAACAACCACTACTACCACAACTTCAACCACTACAAACTCTACACCTAGCGGATCAACCTATACTCTGTCTTGGCAAGGCTACGACTACGACAACAAGGGCGAAGTCTCTATACTCGTCAACAGTCAAGTAGCAGCCACTTTACCTGCAGTGGAGTCTTCTAACAACAACAACGTATTTGCAAGCTTCTCACTCGACATATCCAAGTATGCAGTATCTGGAAGTAATGCAATTACTTTCCGTCAGAACATCTACTCCTCTGGAGTAAAGAATGTCCAAGTAACTGGCCCTACGGGAGTATTGCTGAGTGACAGTACCTACCACGACATATGGGTAGGTGGAACAAGCTCAGTAAGCTACAGCTTCACTGTTTCCCAAGCAACCACAACTACAACCACTACTAATACCACCGCCGTCCCTGCATCTACAACCACCACTCAAACTACAACCTCTACGTCTACCACCACTACTACTGCTGTTACTTCTACCACTACTACAACCTCTCAGTCAGGAGTACAGGTAACCGCTTATGCTGTTGATGTTGTTAATGGTGGGTTGGTTGATACGTCGACGGGTGGCAGGTTCACTATGGTTGGGTTGAACTATGGTGATATTCCTGAGAACTTCATATCAGGTAATTATGCTACTGATGCTTTGAACATTAAGAGCGCGGGCTTCAACACCGTTAAGCTGGTGAAGGAGTGGGGATCTCTTGAGACGAGTGCGAGCCCCTCGGTATTCACCTACGATAGCGCTGCGATGCAGAACATGATGGATCAGATAAACGCGTTGACTCAGCAGGGAATAAACGTCGTAGTCAAGATACACGCCGACTCAGACACCGCTTCACACGCGCAGAACCTTAACAACTTTTTGGGCTCACAGTACTGCGCACCAGCCAACTCCTACGCAAGCGACTTCAGCACAAACTTCTACACCACATCAATTCTCACCGACGGAACAACTGGGGCTGCGCATCTAACGAACCTGCTGCTGAAAATATCTCAGCTAACCCGCAGCAACCCACGGGTGATAGGCTTCGACGTGATGAACGAGCCCACCTACTGCAGCTACACCTCATCAACAGTAAGCTCCAGCATACGGACAGGATGGCATCAACGCATCGCAGAAATAGCACAGGCACTGAGAAGTAATGGGGACAACCGTATCATAATTGCGGAGGAGGCTCCGATGTTTGAGTATTACTCCAACTTCGTATCCTTCAACGATCCGAAGATAATCAGCTCAGTCCACTGGTACCGCGCCGAGTACAAGACAAGCTCAGGCACCTGGGCAGCATGCTGGGCTGATCTGGCGACTCTGCAAGGCTACTGGGGCAGCACCGGACGCACCGGATCACAATGCTCCTCGGTTCCGCTGCAAATCGCTCAGGCGCAGCAGAAATATCCCAACCAGCTGTTCGAGGTAGGAGAGTTCGGAAACATATACGGAAACACCGCCGGAGGCCTAGACGACCAATGGATACAAAACAGCATCAAACTCTTCCAAGCACAAAACGTCGTAGGCATAATCTACTGGAGCAGCTCAACAACAGGCACATGGATCAAAGACCTAACAACAACAGCAACCACCACAACAACCACTAGTACTACGACTACTACCACTACTGCTACAGCTGCGGCGTCGTTCAAGTTCGTTGTTATGGGGGATAGTCGGGGGAATAGTGCAAGCCAGCCTGTGAATACGGATGTGCTGTCTCAACTCTCAAACACCGCGAACAGCTTCAATCCTGCCTTCCAGCTCTTCACAGGGGACCTATGCTATGACTTCAGCCAGAGCAACTGTCCCTCAGTCTGGAAGAGCATAGTGAACAGCAACTTGGTCACAAAAACAGTGCCTGTTATGGGTAACCATGATGCCGGAGACACCGCGTTGTGGCTAAGCAGCTTCAACATAAGAGCAATCGTAGCTTCGTTCGGTGGAACAAACTATAACTACCGTCCAGGTCAAGATGGGCTTGACTTCTCATTCGACTATGGCAACAGCCACTTCGTCGGAATGACAGTAATAAATGATGTCAGCTCAACAAGACCCAGCGCAGATCAGCTGAACTGGCTGGATGCAGACCTCACTACTGCAGAAAGAACTGGTTGCGGCGGTACTGGATGCATACTCACCTTCCTTGAGTGGCACGCTCCCGTCTACTGTGACTCTGATAGTCACTGCTCTCCACCAGCTATTCCTCCAGCACAATGGACAACAATCACTAATGCACATCCCTCCATCATGGCTGTCTTCCACGGCCATGAGCACATAACAGCCTACGCGCACATTGATAGCAGCAGGATATCCGGTGTCAACACAAACCGTGCGTATGAGGAGTTCATCGTGGGCGCTGCAGGCGCACCTCTCTACGGCTGCTTATCGAGAGCAGACTGGTGCACCCCCAACTACGGTTTCGCACTAGTAACAGTCTCAGGAAGTACAGTCACAGTCCAGATCTACGACCAAACCGGAGCACCAATGCATGCAGCATGGACATTCAACAAAAACCCAAGCGCCACTACATTACTAATGACAAGCAACACGTCAAGCACAACTAGTTCAATTGGATTAGCCCCGAACACTAGCAACACAACGTTTAGCACTCTGCTTCTAAGCCCACTTACCTCAACTTCGACTGCACAGGTTTACTCCAAAGAAGAGAAAACCCCTATAAACTCGTGGACTGCCTAA
- a CDS encoding L-threonylcarbamoyladenylate synthase yields the protein MRKFNCYTDDLTEAADIVKKGGVVIYPTDTLYGIGCNPYNEEAIEKVVRLKRRGAQPLPVLCSDIGRAETLVHLGETGRQLANRFWPGGLTIVAKAIDKNLPSRLTGSSGTLGVRVPDHQGALKLISLCGGCLIGTSANISGEPALETPEEILEVFDEKFDALIYGGEKSLGTPSSVVDVVDGNLRIVREGLVPSERILQSIRDKKSR from the coding sequence GTGCGCAAATTTAACTGCTACACCGACGACCTAACTGAAGCAGCCGACATTGTCAAAAAAGGGGGGGTAGTCATCTATCCAACCGATACGTTATACGGAATAGGCTGCAACCCCTACAACGAAGAGGCAATTGAAAAGGTGGTTCGGTTGAAGCGACGTGGTGCACAACCGTTGCCTGTACTCTGCTCAGATATTGGTAGAGCAGAGACCTTGGTGCACCTAGGGGAGACTGGGCGCCAGCTAGCTAACCGGTTTTGGCCCGGCGGACTCACAATAGTTGCGAAGGCTATTGACAAAAACCTGCCCAGCAGGCTCACTGGCTCCTCAGGCACACTCGGTGTCCGAGTTCCGGATCATCAGGGAGCTTTGAAACTAATCTCTCTCTGCGGAGGCTGCTTGATAGGGACAAGCGCAAACATCTCGGGAGAACCTGCGCTCGAAACACCTGAAGAGATACTTGAAGTATTTGACGAGAAATTTGATGCTTTAATCTACGGAGGCGAAAAGTCTTTAGGCACCCCTTCAAGCGTCGTCGATGTGGTCGATGGCAATCTACGCATCGTCCGTGAAGGACTTGTTCCGTCAGAGAGGATATTGCAGTCGATTAGAGATAAAAAAAGTAGGTAG
- a CDS encoding carbohydrate kinase family protein, translating into MNKDTLTLCSSKQCETYDALCIGDIFYDLVFLLDDSPTNIPQGGIAYCPQMKLTPGGIGNVAAGVSALGGSAYLMGRSGNDVFSEMYAQDLKQRGVDYHMLVSKDSATGILASLVDASGERSFVVHRGANDGMSFTDILPALKQVKAKFLFTAGYSFFAPPQNETIISLIKHFKERNTKVIFDPAVFNLVKVRKKYYEAALEYSDVLLPNAEEAKELSGEQDLMRALCMLSEHRTVILKIGRNGCIAAHDGDVICYPGSLGQAVDTTGAGDAFAAAVIFGFSHGYELEDVLKLATWFSGKKVESVGPRSYPPPTDIAMFLNKVNGNSRRKIVRGQLT; encoded by the coding sequence ATGAATAAAGACACGTTAACATTGTGCAGTAGCAAACAGTGTGAAACTTATGATGCTTTGTGCATCGGTGACATCTTTTACGACCTAGTCTTTCTTCTAGACGATTCGCCCACGAACATTCCTCAGGGTGGAATCGCCTACTGCCCGCAGATGAAGCTTACGCCTGGAGGAATTGGAAATGTTGCGGCGGGAGTTTCGGCGTTAGGTGGCTCAGCCTACCTTATGGGAAGATCTGGGAACGACGTGTTTTCAGAGATGTACGCTCAGGATCTCAAGCAACGAGGAGTTGACTACCACATGTTAGTGAGTAAAGATAGTGCCACGGGTATCCTCGCTTCACTGGTAGATGCATCTGGCGAACGCTCCTTTGTAGTGCATAGAGGCGCAAATGACGGTATGTCTTTTACAGATATTCTTCCGGCGCTGAAGCAGGTCAAGGCTAAATTCCTGTTTACTGCAGGTTACTCCTTTTTCGCTCCGCCTCAAAATGAGACGATCATAAGCTTAATCAAGCATTTCAAGGAGAGAAACACCAAGGTGATTTTTGATCCAGCTGTATTCAACCTCGTAAAAGTTAGGAAAAAATACTATGAGGCGGCTTTAGAGTATAGTGATGTTCTTCTTCCGAACGCGGAGGAGGCGAAGGAGCTTTCAGGGGAACAGGATCTAATGAGAGCGTTATGCATGTTAAGTGAGCATCGAACGGTAATATTGAAAATTGGGCGAAACGGCTGCATAGCTGCCCATGATGGAGATGTGATATGTTACCCGGGAAGTCTGGGTCAAGCGGTGGACACAACAGGTGCCGGTGATGCTTTTGCAGCCGCTGTGATTTTCGGTTTTTCACATGGCTATGAATTGGAGGATGTATTGAAGCTTGCCACATGGTTTTCCGGCAAGAAGGTGGAGTCAGTCGGGCCAAGATCTTATCCACCCCCGACTGATATTGCGATGTTCCTGAACAAAGTTAACGGGAATAGTAGAAGAAAAATTGTTAGAGGGCAACTGACTTGA
- the tpiA gene encoding triose-phosphate isomerase, with translation MRTPILIINMKNYTEVSGDQAVRLAKAAEEVAGELSVEIAVAPPLPSLGQVVQAVSIPVLAQHTDPAKEGSTTGAIVPEMVKALGAAGSLVNHSEKRLPFEVIGETVHRLKGIGLTAVVCAKTSDEVAQITGLGPDFVAIEPPELIGSGIAVSKAQPEIVSRAVEAARKVDHSVRVICGAGIVTGEDVASALKLGSVGVLVASGIVKAVDWQDKIRELALPLQG, from the coding sequence TTGAGGACTCCCATACTCATAATTAACATGAAGAATTACACCGAGGTCTCAGGTGACCAAGCCGTCAGACTGGCAAAGGCAGCTGAGGAGGTCGCAGGCGAACTAAGCGTTGAGATTGCGGTGGCGCCGCCTCTTCCTTCTCTAGGACAAGTTGTTCAGGCAGTATCAATTCCGGTGCTGGCGCAGCACACTGATCCGGCGAAGGAGGGCAGCACAACCGGGGCGATTGTTCCAGAAATGGTGAAGGCGCTGGGCGCAGCCGGCTCATTAGTTAACCACAGCGAGAAGAGGCTGCCTTTCGAGGTAATCGGGGAAACGGTGCATCGTTTGAAGGGGATTGGTTTGACTGCAGTTGTTTGCGCAAAAACATCTGATGAGGTTGCCCAGATAACGGGGTTGGGGCCTGATTTTGTAGCCATAGAGCCTCCTGAGCTAATAGGCTCAGGGATTGCGGTCTCCAAGGCTCAGCCTGAGATTGTGTCAAGAGCTGTTGAAGCGGCTCGAAAGGTAGATCATTCTGTTCGCGTGATATGTGGTGCAGGCATCGTGACAGGTGAAGATGTCGCTTCAGCGTTGAAGCTAGGCTCAGTCGGGGTTCTTGTAGCAAGCGGTATCGTGAAGGCAGTGGATTGGCAGGACAAGATACGGGAGCTGGCTTTGCCGCTGCAAGGCTAA
- a CDS encoding glycosyltransferase, translated as MTDSYVALFVPLVALLLAPYVWIALVTLKYGRRQYLIKDYSYQPTVTVYLPTYNEEGRIKAKLKNLLSQDYHISEILILDCSTDNTSSIVQEFQKNYPSIRLIRQQKRIGMARTFNQAIQEAKGEIFVKTDCDSLTASRESLRELIANFTDPRVGGATGICEAKKGVEKYFRSVQTLLQVAETNIDSTIIGHSASLLAFRKSALTSVNPDSAAEDTEELILVRKNGYRTLIDTTVVSYEEVPEGFTARRTQKDRRAHGIIQAVIRNRDILFNRKYGKYGLMVYPQFLFILVLSPLFMLSAALIITYIGFVAAPNLLLLTLALIFLSYLAKPSLYGAVIDVQISGLVGTFRMLRGKNDPVWRKVR; from the coding sequence TTGACTGATTCTTACGTAGCCCTCTTTGTCCCGCTGGTTGCGCTTCTCCTCGCACCCTACGTCTGGATTGCGTTGGTTACACTCAAATACGGCAGGCGGCAATACTTGATAAAGGATTACTCATATCAGCCGACAGTCACCGTTTACCTGCCAACTTATAATGAGGAAGGACGAATTAAAGCAAAGCTCAAAAACCTACTTTCTCAAGACTATCACATCTCTGAGATTCTAATACTTGACTGCTCAACCGACAACACGTCGAGCATAGTGCAAGAGTTTCAGAAGAATTACCCATCTATCCGGCTGATTAGACAACAAAAACGAATTGGAATGGCTAGGACGTTCAACCAAGCTATTCAGGAAGCTAAAGGTGAAATTTTTGTTAAGACTGATTGCGACTCCTTAACGGCTTCAAGGGAAAGCCTCCGGGAGCTAATCGCCAACTTCACAGATCCAAGGGTAGGCGGAGCAACCGGGATATGCGAAGCGAAGAAAGGCGTAGAGAAGTACTTCCGGTCAGTTCAGACACTGCTACAGGTGGCTGAAACCAATATTGACAGCACAATCATTGGACATTCAGCGAGCCTCCTAGCGTTCAGAAAATCTGCTTTAACGTCCGTTAACCCCGACTCAGCAGCAGAGGACACAGAGGAGCTGATACTCGTCAGAAAGAATGGTTACAGAACATTAATCGACACAACCGTAGTCTCATACGAAGAGGTGCCTGAGGGATTCACAGCCAGACGAACGCAGAAGGATAGGCGAGCCCACGGAATAATACAGGCGGTCATTCGAAACAGGGACATTCTCTTCAACAGAAAATACGGCAAGTACGGGTTAATGGTGTATCCGCAGTTCCTATTCATCTTGGTATTATCTCCACTATTCATGTTATCTGCAGCGCTCATCATCACGTACATAGGCTTCGTAGCTGCACCCAACTTGCTTCTACTTACACTTGCTTTGATATTCCTGAGTTACTTGGCTAAACCAAGCCTCTACGGCGCCGTTATCGATGTTCAGATAAGTGGTTTAGTTGGAACTTTCAGGATGTTGCGTGGCAAAAACGACCCAGTGTGGCGCAAAGTACGGTAG
- a CDS encoding CueP family metal-binding protein, giving the protein MVDAEGISDKVVTAPAERRRAIAVFIIIVSLIGFAGLLTYQTALTAEKDRFYLSIGLYANYTHECYYHNPGTCDAQFKSTPVKYRIESLDGSFLLENTVKTTDKGWLDFYLPKNQKYNAEFELQGMRGSGVISTEADARTCISTIKVN; this is encoded by the coding sequence ATGGTTGACGCTGAAGGAATAAGTGATAAAGTAGTCACTGCTCCTGCGGAAAGAAGACGTGCAATAGCTGTTTTTATCATAATCGTGTCTTTGATTGGTTTTGCAGGGTTGCTAACCTATCAGACTGCGTTAACCGCTGAGAAGGATAGATTTTATCTCTCTATTGGGCTGTATGCAAACTACACGCATGAATGTTACTACCATAACCCTGGAACCTGCGACGCCCAGTTCAAATCCACCCCAGTCAAGTATCGCATAGAATCACTAGACGGCAGTTTTTTGCTTGAAAACACGGTAAAAACAACTGACAAAGGTTGGCTGGACTTTTATCTCCCGAAAAACCAGAAGTACAACGCCGAATTTGAGTTACAAGGAATGCGGGGCTCAGGAGTGATCTCAACCGAAGCAGATGCACGAACCTGCATCTCTACAATAAAGGTGAACTAG
- a CDS encoding nucleotidyltransferase family protein, producing the protein MKTSPRLSTRPASATLIDIMFHEELGSLLEEHIEENLDEILKTAWRNRVTYRFLSKVIVSSTSLRERLACLLEAENIRQKRILALIDRVNNLLVEGEVEHVLMKTMDNYPDFGHDIDYLVDGDFDTARRLIESRLGGKRVKRLSLADRIVGKSAFTIPEPLGCGAGVEVEIYPRVSQVGEKNLFTEIILERAKNAEIGGIRARVPSKEDQLLITCVHAFYRSLGIRLSEIYNSINLIKSGGLDWDYAFDHAVTGNISRGFSFFIRLLDDFHQRYLGRELVPTSVLRRSERLFCGQIQIPSNYPNEFGFNYFITTYLNKGLSDAYDLRLRSAGSALIVAPTLGVLASMLYRTTGKTNLIW; encoded by the coding sequence TTGAAAACAAGTCCGAGACTGTCGACAAGACCAGCTAGCGCCACGTTGATCGACATAATGTTCCATGAAGAGCTAGGCAGCCTGCTTGAAGAGCACATTGAGGAGAATCTGGATGAGATCTTAAAGACCGCTTGGCGTAATAGAGTCACTTATAGATTCTTGTCCAAAGTAATTGTCTCCTCGACGAGTCTACGCGAGAGATTGGCTTGCCTATTAGAGGCTGAGAACATTCGGCAAAAACGGATTCTCGCACTGATTGACCGAGTGAACAACCTGCTCGTAGAGGGCGAGGTAGAGCATGTTCTGATGAAAACTATGGATAACTATCCTGACTTCGGACATGATATCGATTATCTAGTGGACGGGGATTTCGATACGGCGAGAAGACTGATTGAGAGCCGGCTGGGTGGCAAGAGAGTGAAGCGGCTCTCTTTAGCGGATCGGATTGTCGGGAAGAGCGCGTTCACAATCCCTGAACCGTTAGGATGCGGTGCTGGAGTTGAGGTGGAGATCTACCCGAGAGTCTCGCAGGTTGGAGAGAAGAATCTTTTCACCGAGATCATACTTGAAAGAGCTAAGAACGCAGAGATAGGTGGAATCCGTGCAAGAGTTCCTTCAAAGGAGGATCAGCTCCTCATCACCTGCGTCCATGCGTTTTACAGATCACTAGGGATTCGGCTGTCCGAAATATACAATTCAATTAACCTAATTAAAAGCGGAGGACTAGATTGGGATTATGCCTTTGATCATGCTGTTACAGGCAACATATCTCGCGGCTTCTCATTCTTCATAAGGCTTCTCGACGATTTTCACCAGAGGTATCTAGGTCGTGAACTGGTCCCCACAAGTGTTTTGCGGAGGTCAGAAAGGTTGTTCTGTGGCCAAATTCAGATACCGTCGAACTATCCTAATGAGTTTGGTTTCAACTACTTCATTACAACTTATCTCAACAAAGGATTGTCAGACGCTTATGATTTACGGTTGAGATCTGCAGGCAGCGCATTGATAGTTGCGCCGACTTTAGGGGTACTTGCCTCTATGCTTTACAGGACAACCGGAAAAACAAACCTCATCTGGTAA
- a CDS encoding c-type cytochrome, whose translation MNRKSLAILSLLIAVSTVLLLNTAYSFVNGAVGYSGNPATHGGAICTNCHDGGIVPSVTLVGPANVTVGSTHNYTLVIGVAQAFGALDVSVTGGTLNATQNGTQVRSGELVQTMRRPANSFGIVEFGFNWTAPATVSNVTMYAAGNSVNGDGDTTGDNANKTKLIIKVLAPTTTNTTTTTTTNTTTTTTTNTTTTTTNTTTTTTRTNTTTPLANTTTVTVTSTVTLPPTTVTTTVTSAPTTVTTTRTVTQTTTVTTTVTQPASTTTSTKTVTSTTTETRTVTKTTTKTVTIHDHGKTLYKNLCASCHGSDARGGAVHQSVVDASSSEIKEAIQEEQKMKFLKFLSNNAISEISNYLKSLGDS comes from the coding sequence ATGAATAGAAAATCGTTAGCGATCCTTTCACTACTAATCGCAGTATCAACCGTACTATTACTGAATACAGCGTACTCATTCGTAAATGGAGCAGTAGGATACTCAGGCAATCCCGCTACACATGGCGGCGCAATCTGTACCAACTGCCATGACGGAGGTATCGTGCCTAGCGTTACGCTCGTTGGCCCAGCAAATGTAACTGTTGGATCAACCCATAATTACACTCTAGTAATTGGCGTAGCCCAAGCCTTCGGTGCTCTAGACGTCTCAGTGACTGGAGGAACGCTAAATGCGACACAAAACGGAACTCAGGTTCGCTCAGGCGAACTAGTACAAACGATGCGAAGACCAGCAAACTCGTTCGGCATCGTTGAGTTCGGATTTAACTGGACAGCACCAGCTACAGTAAGCAATGTCACCATGTACGCAGCAGGAAACTCCGTCAACGGTGACGGCGACACAACAGGTGATAACGCCAACAAGACCAAACTCATAATAAAAGTTCTAGCCCCAACAACCACTAACACTACCACTACCACCACTACTAACACCACCACAACTACAACTACGAATACCACTACCACCACAACAAACACTACGACAACTACGACCCGAACAAACACTACCACACCTTTAGCAAACACTACTACAGTTACTGTAACTTCAACTGTGACTTTACCGCCAACTACAGTTACAACAACCGTTACTAGCGCACCAACCACTGTCACGACCACTCGTACGGTTACTCAGACCACAACCGTAACAACTACAGTAACTCAACCAGCCAGTACCACTACCAGCACTAAGACAGTAACATCAACTACTACCGAAACTAGAACTGTAACTAAAACAACTACTAAAACCGTAACTATCCACGACCACGGAAAAACGCTTTACAAGAATCTATGCGCCTCTTGCCACGGGTCAGATGCACGAGGCGGAGCAGTCCATCAAAGTGTCGTAGATGCATCCTCTAGTGAAATCAAGGAAGCAATACAAGAAGAACAGAAGATGAAGTTCCTCAAATTCCTGTCAAATAACGCCATCTCCGAAATCAGCAACTACCTCAAATCACTAGGAGACTCATAG
- a CDS encoding fructose-1,6-bisphosphatase yields the protein MKITLSVIKADVGSLSGHYTVIPEQMEEARKKLGEAKESGLLTDFYVTHAGDDLELIMTHTNGEGNDEVHKLAWDTFTQVTENVSKRLKLYAAGQDLLATAFSGNLKGMGPGVAEAEFEERPAETVLIFMADKTEPGAWNLPLYRIFADPFCTAGLVIDERLHDGAVFRVMDVMEDKFVDLHTPEESYDLLALIGNTGRYIIQSIHAKRDNQLAAVASTTRLALIAGKYVGKDDPVVFVRAQHGLPAAGEILEPFAFPHLVAGWMRGSHNGPLMPVGMKNANCTRFDGPPRVLGLGFNIANGKLVGPADLFDDPAFDLARTKANEIADYLRRHGPFMPARLGPEEMEYTTLHSVLEKLEQRFKRTS from the coding sequence TTGAAGATCACCTTATCCGTTATCAAAGCAGACGTCGGAAGCTTATCGGGTCACTACACCGTCATCCCGGAGCAGATGGAGGAGGCTAGGAAGAAGCTCGGTGAAGCGAAAGAATCCGGCTTGTTAACCGACTTCTACGTTACCCACGCTGGAGACGACCTTGAGCTAATTATGACGCACACAAATGGAGAAGGTAACGATGAGGTGCATAAACTGGCTTGGGACACCTTTACCCAAGTAACGGAAAACGTCTCTAAGAGGCTCAAACTTTACGCTGCAGGCCAAGATCTTCTAGCAACAGCCTTCTCCGGTAACCTGAAGGGAATGGGACCCGGTGTCGCGGAGGCCGAGTTTGAAGAGCGCCCAGCTGAGACTGTGCTTATCTTTATGGCGGACAAGACTGAGCCAGGTGCTTGGAACCTACCTCTCTACAGGATTTTCGCCGATCCGTTCTGCACAGCTGGACTCGTGATTGACGAGCGGCTGCATGATGGCGCTGTCTTCCGCGTTATGGATGTGATGGAGGACAAGTTTGTTGATCTTCACACCCCTGAAGAGTCCTACGATCTGCTTGCACTTATCGGAAATACTGGCCGATACATTATTCAATCAATCCACGCGAAACGAGATAACCAGTTAGCTGCAGTCGCCAGCACCACTCGACTAGCGCTTATAGCTGGAAAATATGTCGGAAAGGACGATCCTGTAGTGTTCGTCAGGGCACAGCACGGTCTCCCTGCTGCAGGCGAGATCCTAGAGCCTTTCGCGTTCCCTCACCTAGTCGCAGGATGGATGAGAGGCTCCCATAACGGGCCGTTAATGCCTGTTGGAATGAAGAACGCTAACTGTACACGGTTCGATGGTCCTCCGAGAGTTCTCGGCTTAGGCTTCAACATCGCGAACGGGAAGCTGGTTGGTCCGGCTGACCTATTCGATGATCCCGCGTTCGATCTTGCTCGAACTAAGGCTAACGAGATCGCTGACTATCTCAGGCGGCATGGCCCCTTCATGCCTGCTAGACTAGGGCCTGAAGAGATGGAATACACCACCCTTCACTCAGTCTTGGAGAAGCTTGAACAGAGGTTTAAACGGACTTCATAG